In Chryseobacterium geocarposphaerae, the following are encoded in one genomic region:
- a CDS encoding alpha/beta fold hydrolase, protein MKTFFKWFKRIGLGLTALIILLLIAGFIFERVSRNDAEKITPDGNFAEVDNHQLHYYKKGSGGPTVVFETAFDPAGHLQWYHIQQQLPVSYTSFSYDRSGILWSERGQNPKSGEKIAEELHLLLEKSNVPKPYILVGHSFGGTLVRFFVNQYPQDVTGVILVDSQCPDDKKYLSPELFKMVNQGLPGGFLKFANTFGLARLMFKGMFPAEKQYKYQNSMMPTLLYKSADAVLEEQDHMSSIKKDAAKIKSFGTIPLLILTASDPKRYDSSIKDKELKLEMINAWNKMQKDFLLLSTDSKQILVPNSGHYINQDNPKAVEKVINDMVDKILHQK, encoded by the coding sequence ATGAAGACTTTTTTCAAATGGTTTAAACGGATAGGATTAGGTTTAACAGCACTGATTATATTGTTACTTATTGCAGGATTTATCTTTGAAAGAGTATCCCGAAATGATGCAGAAAAAATAACGCCAGACGGCAATTTTGCAGAAGTTGACAATCATCAGCTGCATTATTACAAAAAAGGAAGTGGTGGACCGACTGTTGTTTTTGAAACAGCATTCGATCCTGCCGGACATCTGCAGTGGTACCATATTCAACAACAGTTACCGGTTTCTTATACAAGTTTTTCGTATGACAGGTCAGGAATATTATGGAGCGAACGTGGCCAGAATCCAAAATCAGGTGAAAAGATAGCTGAAGAACTGCATCTTCTGCTCGAAAAATCTAACGTACCTAAACCTTATATTCTAGTGGGACATTCATTTGGAGGTACACTTGTCCGATTTTTTGTCAATCAATATCCTCAAGATGTTACGGGCGTAATATTGGTGGATAGTCAATGTCCTGATGATAAAAAATATCTGTCACCGGAACTGTTCAAAATGGTCAATCAGGGGTTGCCAGGTGGTTTTCTAAAATTTGCAAATACTTTTGGGTTGGCAAGATTAATGTTCAAAGGTATGTTTCCCGCTGAAAAACAATATAAATATCAAAATTCCATGATGCCCACTTTACTTTACAAAAGCGCAGACGCAGTTTTGGAAGAACAGGATCATATGAGCTCTATCAAAAAAGATGCAGCAAAAATAAAGTCTTTCGGTACTATACCTCTTTTGATACTGACCGCCTCAGATCCAAAGCGTTATGATTCTTCTATTAAAGATAAAGAATTAAAACTTGAAATGATCAATGCATGGAATAAAATGCAAAAAGATTTTTTACTTCTTTCAACGGACAGCAAACAAATCTTAGTTCCCAATAGTGGTCACTATATCAACCAGGATAATCCAAAAGCCGTTGAAAAAGTAATCAA
- a CDS encoding carboxypeptidase-like regulatory domain-containing protein: MKLKKYIVAIFYALSSTAVVSAQYKEPEKKDKIEALYPQVHFDSLQAKQKLAKGTATIKGIAFTKAKSKWGLKVGQRIYANQIKVTLFPVTPYLESWYTLRKEKESLRKRRYVYLSKNAYRYRLEAITNSDGEFTFPDMKPGKYFLQGFLGYTHNGTYNEYTGTGYNNYGGQTDYYQQKSYSVDHEDRIEAFVEVKEDGEIVRVNLH; the protein is encoded by the coding sequence ATGAAGTTAAAAAAATATATTGTTGCAATTTTCTATGCATTATCATCAACAGCTGTCGTTTCGGCTCAATATAAGGAGCCGGAGAAAAAGGATAAGATTGAAGCGCTTTATCCGCAGGTTCATTTTGATTCATTACAGGCGAAACAGAAACTTGCCAAAGGTACGGCTACCATCAAAGGGATAGCTTTTACAAAAGCGAAGAGCAAATGGGGGCTCAAAGTGGGACAACGTATATATGCCAACCAGATAAAGGTTACCTTGTTCCCGGTAACACCATATCTGGAGTCTTGGTATACTTTGAGAAAAGAAAAAGAAAGCCTCAGAAAAAGACGTTATGTCTATCTCTCCAAAAATGCCTACAGGTACAGGCTTGAAGCAATTACCAATAGCGACGGAGAATTTACGTTTCCTGACATGAAGCCGGGCAAATATTTTCTGCAAGGTTTTCTCGGCTATACGCACAATGGGACATATAATGAATATACCGGAACCGGGTACAACAACTACGGCGGACAGACAGACTACTATCAACAAAAGAGCTATTCTGTTGACCACGAGGACAGGATAGAAGCATTTGTAGAGGTAAAAGAAGACGGCGAAATCGTTAGAGTTAACCTTCATTAG
- a CDS encoding family 16 glycoside hydrolase, giving the protein MKRLITTLFLFLLISESAYGQKVILDESNLLPNKVYMQIVNLEGEKVVRVVKNSSVKEADEPTFVKIKNTNFKNGSIEVEVLSRLLPTAAPTDRGFIGLVFRIDDDMNSKFESIYIRPTNGRAEDQVRRNHSIQYFSYPNFKYERLRKESPEKYESYADMGLNEWITIKIEVKDSQAKLFLNKNKYPSLIVNDLKHGPDETGAIGLFVDVGTEGYFRNLKIIPSSPEPTGK; this is encoded by the coding sequence ATGAAAAGATTAATAACAACCTTATTTCTTTTTCTGTTAATCTCAGAAAGTGCATACGGCCAAAAAGTAATTCTAGATGAGAGCAATCTTTTACCTAATAAAGTTTATATGCAAATTGTCAACCTGGAAGGTGAAAAAGTTGTCAGGGTCGTAAAAAACAGTTCGGTGAAAGAAGCGGACGAACCTACATTTGTTAAGATAAAGAACACAAACTTTAAAAATGGCAGTATCGAGGTAGAAGTTCTAAGCCGGCTGCTCCCTACGGCTGCTCCAACCGATCGTGGGTTTATTGGACTGGTATTCAGAATTGATGATGATATGAATTCGAAATTTGAATCCATATATATACGTCCAACGAATGGCAGAGCCGAAGACCAGGTGAGACGCAATCACTCGATTCAATACTTTTCTTACCCAAATTTTAAATATGAACGTCTAAGAAAAGAAAGTCCCGAGAAGTACGAGTCGTATGCCGATATGGGTTTGAATGAATGGATCACCATAAAAATTGAAGTCAAAGATAGCCAGGCAAAACTTTTTTTAAATAAGAACAAATACCCTTCCCTTATCGTGAACGATCTTAAACACGGCCCGGATGAAACGGGTGCCATCGGCTTATTTGTCGATGTTGGTACTGAGGGCTATTTCCGAAATCTGAAAATTATCCCTTCTTCTCCGGAACCGACAGGAAAATAA
- a CDS encoding helix-turn-helix domain-containing protein, whose product MPYKYGTELLLDLGRIETLKNYVLDRTLHQVSFYEIVFIEEGSGTFSLDGKVMSISPGTIIFISPGQVRRWEIKEKIRGYTLFFEKDFLHLFFSDELFLYRFQYFHQYSHSTDIKIDERSFGKCLELLQEIEREFGQIQNDSNHLIRSVLYQLLIVLNRYYAGIYNVQRDTYIHADFYRFRSLLEKKFLENQTVESYTKMLNVSPGFLNKVCRQFSGLTAQQMIHHKLISEIKKELHQNKSAKEICYDFGFSDPSNFNRFFKKFTRTTPQQYRKNI is encoded by the coding sequence ATGCCCTATAAATACGGGACAGAATTATTGTTGGATCTTGGACGTATTGAAACATTGAAAAATTATGTACTGGACCGGACCTTACATCAAGTCAGTTTTTACGAAATTGTTTTCATTGAAGAGGGATCGGGAACATTTTCACTGGATGGCAAGGTAATGTCTATAAGTCCCGGAACCATCATTTTTATCAGCCCCGGGCAGGTTCGCCGCTGGGAAATCAAAGAAAAGATAAGAGGCTATACATTGTTCTTTGAAAAAGATTTTCTTCACCTCTTCTTTTCAGATGAGCTGTTTCTGTACCGGTTTCAATACTTTCATCAGTATTCTCATTCCACTGACATAAAGATCGATGAAAGATCATTCGGGAAATGCCTGGAGCTTTTACAGGAAATAGAACGGGAGTTCGGACAAATTCAGAATGACAGCAATCATTTGATCAGGTCTGTACTTTATCAGTTGCTTATCGTTCTCAACCGCTATTATGCAGGGATCTATAACGTTCAGAGGGACACTTACATCCATGCAGATTTCTACAGATTCCGCTCTTTGCTGGAAAAGAAATTTCTAGAAAATCAAACCGTTGAAAGCTATACTAAAATGCTTAATGTAAGTCCCGGATTTCTTAATAAAGTCTGCAGGCAGTTCAGCGGATTAACAGCACAGCAAATGATTCATCACAAACTCATTTCAGAAATAAAAAAAGAGTTGCATCAGAATAAATCTGCAAAAGAGATCTGCTACGACTTCGGATTTTCCGATCCTTCCAACTTTAACCGTTTTTTCAAAAAATTTACCCGTACCACGCCCCAGCAATACCGAAAGAATATATGA
- a CDS encoding RidA family protein produces the protein MISFKYFTGKKKYFLISLLFILLLIGCFKNENNPACESKDRSNIHYGNPKELFDPTPFAFSHSTTASGNGNYVFISGQSGGEGLDHRLSKDFRMQVKAALQNLNNTLKASDLTHDDVLKITILIVDHDQEKLNIWSEEMRKIWKNNKFPASTLIPVPKLALDGMLIEVDAIAFKPL, from the coding sequence ATGATTAGTTTTAAATACTTTACAGGTAAGAAAAAATATTTTCTGATCTCTCTACTCTTCATTTTATTGCTTATAGGTTGTTTTAAAAATGAAAATAATCCAGCCTGTGAATCAAAGGATAGGTCAAACATCCACTATGGAAATCCTAAAGAGCTTTTTGATCCTACACCATTTGCTTTTTCACATTCTACAACGGCTTCAGGTAACGGAAATTATGTATTTATTTCAGGACAAAGCGGAGGAGAGGGCTTAGATCATAGGCTTTCCAAAGATTTCAGGATGCAGGTTAAAGCTGCTTTACAAAATCTCAATAATACTCTTAAAGCGTCGGATTTAACTCATGATGATGTACTTAAAATTACAATACTGATTGTTGATCATGATCAGGAGAAACTTAACATATGGAGTGAAGAAATGCGGAAGATATGGAAGAATAATAAATTTCCTGCGAGTACTTTAATACCGGTTCCAAAACTCGCTTTGGACGGAATGCTCATAGAAGTTGATGCAATTGCGTTTAAACCATTATAG
- a CDS encoding alpha/beta hydrolase translates to MIKSLFALVAMCMGSKMFSQKVDSLNIYSTSMNKEIKTLVVHPSNSGNKKLPTVYILHGYSGYPKRTLTQDIPSLSALSEEMQMIFVLPDGNYDSWYIDSPRLKYETFIAKELTNYIQKKYKSDQSKTALMGWSMGGHGALYIGSRHQETFSAIASLCGVIDFVPFGKEYGVSKLLGENPEKWTAYTAFSQINKLKDSRQKILIGCGTDDILIAQNRKFHEQLISLNIPHIYEERPGSHDAAYWAKAAVNQIFQLHQFFTNHD, encoded by the coding sequence ATGATAAAATCGTTATTTGCCTTAGTCGCTATGTGCATGGGAAGCAAAATGTTTTCTCAAAAAGTCGACTCATTGAATATTTACAGTACATCTATGAACAAGGAAATTAAAACACTTGTAGTACATCCGTCAAACAGTGGAAATAAGAAGCTGCCAACAGTTTATATACTGCATGGCTACAGTGGCTATCCTAAAAGAACGTTAACACAGGATATTCCTTCTTTATCAGCGCTCAGTGAAGAAATGCAGATGATATTTGTATTACCCGACGGAAATTATGACAGTTGGTATATTGACAGTCCCCGCTTAAAGTACGAGACTTTTATTGCCAAAGAATTGACCAATTATATTCAAAAAAAATACAAGTCTGACCAGTCTAAAACAGCTTTAATGGGCTGGAGTATGGGTGGACATGGAGCACTATATATCGGCTCACGACATCAGGAAACCTTTAGTGCTATCGCGAGCTTGTGTGGAGTCATAGATTTTGTTCCTTTTGGAAAAGAATATGGTGTCTCTAAATTACTAGGTGAAAATCCTGAGAAATGGACCGCGTACACAGCTTTTTCACAGATAAATAAGCTTAAAGACAGTCGGCAAAAAATCCTGATCGGTTGTGGGACTGACGATATCTTGATTGCCCAAAACAGAAAATTTCATGAGCAATTAATCTCATTGAATATTCCTCACATTTATGAAGAGCGTCCCGGTAGCCACGATGCTGCCTATTGGGCTAAAGCTGCTGTTAATCAAATATTCCAACTTCATCAATTCTTTACAAATCATGATTAG
- a CDS encoding Crp/Fnr family transcriptional regulator, giving the protein MLRNKKLFLYLYDMAAFWEFIEHYSSISEESKNAWSALLKTSSISKGDNYLDQGAIPKDIAFISSGLLSYYYLNEKGEKIIKRFFQENSLVASTSALLKQEPGFFAIEALEVTKLISYSFKDFRNLARKYNDIANFYISYLERHWVIEKEFAEITLKSATAKERYLRFENDYPELISRLKLHQIASYLAITPTQLSRIRAEL; this is encoded by the coding sequence ATGTTGAGGAATAAGAAACTTTTCCTTTATCTTTATGATATGGCAGCATTTTGGGAATTTATAGAACATTATTCTTCGATCTCTGAGGAATCAAAAAACGCATGGTCTGCTTTATTGAAGACATCTAGTATTTCAAAAGGGGATAATTACCTAGATCAGGGGGCGATACCTAAAGATATTGCTTTTATTAGTAGCGGACTGCTTTCCTACTATTACCTTAATGAAAAAGGGGAGAAAATAATTAAACGATTTTTTCAGGAAAATTCACTGGTAGCATCTACAAGTGCATTATTAAAACAGGAGCCAGGATTTTTTGCCATTGAGGCTTTAGAAGTTACGAAACTGATCAGTTACTCTTTCAAAGATTTCAGAAACTTAGCAAGGAAATATAATGATATCGCCAATTTCTACATCAGCTATCTTGAACGCCATTGGGTTATAGAAAAAGAATTTGCGGAAATCACTCTTAAATCGGCTACGGCTAAAGAAAGATATTTAAGGTTTGAGAATGATTATCCAGAGTTGATCTCTCGTTTAAAACTTCATCAGATAGCCTCTTATCTTGCAATTACTCCCACTCAGCTCAGCAGAATCAGGGCAGAACTTTAA
- a CDS encoding winged helix-turn-helix transcriptional regulator has product MKKYLNDEPSCAVDYAFRRIGGKYKGRILWYLHVNTILRYGELRKKLHDITPKMLTQTLRELEDDGLVNRKVYHEVPPKVEYSLTETGKELIPFIDYLKQWGDKQIAKENSKL; this is encoded by the coding sequence ATGAAAAAATATTTAAATGATGAACCTTCCTGCGCTGTGGATTATGCTTTCAGACGAATTGGCGGAAAATACAAAGGACGGATTTTATGGTATCTTCATGTGAATACGATTTTACGTTATGGTGAACTGCGAAAAAAACTGCACGATATTACGCCCAAGATGCTCACCCAGACGTTGCGTGAATTGGAAGATGACGGATTGGTTAACCGAAAGGTTTATCACGAGGTTCCTCCAAAAGTGGAATATTCTCTGACCGAAACCGGGAAAGAATTAATTCCTTTTATTGACTATTTGAAGCAATGGGGTGATAAGCAAATTGCGAAGGAAAACAGTAAACTTTAA
- a CDS encoding NADP-dependent oxidoreductase, translated as MKAVILKEAGSVENLQFAEVEKPVLQNDEVLVKVASVSINPVDVKARSYDGVLGWIFGEERPVILGWDISGEVVETGNGVTDFKIGDQVFGMVNFFGNGKAYAEYVASPSKHLALKPKNTTYQQAAASTMAASTAYQALVDVAKIKKGDKVLVHGASGGVGHFAVQIAKHFGAYVIGTSSAKNRDFVLSLGADQHIDYMTENFAEKVQDADIVLDTIQGETLLHSVDAVRPGGIIVTLPTPEISQEVKEKADMKQVNITFMMVASKKETITAVAQLLEQEALKPHIHKTFPFEEIAKVHLEVETNRVVGKVVINI; from the coding sequence ATGAAAGCAGTTATTTTAAAAGAGGCAGGAAGTGTGGAAAACCTGCAATTTGCAGAAGTGGAAAAGCCAGTTTTACAAAACGATGAAGTGTTGGTAAAAGTAGCGTCTGTCAGCATCAATCCTGTAGATGTTAAAGCGAGGTCTTATGACGGCGTTTTAGGTTGGATATTTGGAGAGGAACGACCTGTAATTCTGGGTTGGGATATTTCTGGAGAAGTCGTGGAAACAGGTAATGGTGTGACCGACTTTAAGATTGGGGACCAAGTATTCGGAATGGTCAATTTTTTCGGAAACGGAAAAGCCTATGCAGAATATGTCGCTTCACCGTCAAAACATTTGGCTTTGAAACCCAAAAACACAACATATCAACAGGCAGCAGCTTCCACAATGGCGGCTTCTACCGCCTACCAGGCTTTGGTGGATGTTGCCAAAATTAAAAAAGGAGACAAAGTATTGGTTCACGGGGCTTCCGGAGGTGTCGGACACTTTGCTGTGCAGATCGCCAAGCATTTCGGAGCTTACGTCATCGGTACATCTTCTGCCAAAAACAGAGATTTTGTTTTATCGTTGGGAGCGGACCAACACATTGATTATATGACAGAAAATTTTGCCGAAAAAGTACAGGACGCCGATATTGTTTTGGACACTATTCAGGGAGAGACACTGCTTCATTCTGTTGATGCAGTCCGACCGGGTGGAATTATTGTAACACTTCCCACTCCTGAAATTTCCCAGGAAGTTAAAGAAAAAGCCGACATGAAACAGGTAAACATTACGTTTATGATGGTGGCTTCCAAAAAAGAAACCATTACAGCCGTTGCCCAGCTATTGGAACAAGAAGCTTTAAAACCACATATTCACAAAACCTTTCCATTTGAAGAAATTGCAAAAGTACATTTAGAGGTTGAAACCAATCGGGTTGTAGGCAAAGTTGTTATAAATATTTAA
- a CDS encoding MBL fold metallo-hydrolase gives MLRQIAPEVFQIPLMPRNSINCYIIEGVLVDSGIRSSYATIKKALQKISVYQHVLTHAHADHQGCSDQICAELSIPLLCHPNEVFRTETGMVTNDYPTPQHWIAKLQQKYWAGQGHKVDRTITENDKIGNFRVIETPGHSAGHISLFREQDGVLIIGDAAINMNLLTTVTGLRLPPNMFTSDQQCNIKSLQKLAQLNPSVICFGHGPVLRNTNRKFEQFVAKYS, from the coding sequence ATGTTACGTCAAATTGCTCCCGAAGTGTTTCAGATTCCCCTGATGCCACGAAACAGTATCAATTGTTATATTATCGAAGGTGTATTGGTAGATTCCGGAATACGCAGTTCATATGCCACAATAAAGAAAGCGTTACAGAAAATTTCCGTTTATCAACACGTGTTGACGCATGCTCATGCAGATCATCAGGGCTGTAGCGATCAGATATGTGCTGAGCTCTCAATTCCCTTACTCTGTCATCCCAACGAAGTTTTTAGAACCGAAACAGGTATGGTGACCAACGATTATCCAACTCCACAACATTGGATAGCCAAGCTTCAGCAAAAGTATTGGGCTGGTCAGGGACATAAAGTCGACCGGACAATCACTGAAAACGATAAAATCGGAAACTTCCGGGTAATAGAGACTCCCGGGCATTCTGCAGGTCATATTTCTTTATTCCGTGAGCAGGATGGAGTACTGATCATCGGAGATGCTGCGATAAATATGAATCTGCTTACGACAGTGACCGGCCTGCGGCTTCCGCCAAATATGTTTACCTCAGATCAGCAGTGTAACATCAAATCACTCCAAAAGTTAGCACAATTGAATCCTTCTGTTATCTGTTTCGGTCATGGACCGGTCTTGCGGAATACAAATCGTAAATTCGAGCAATTTGTGGCTAAGTATAGTTAA
- a CDS encoding Crp/Fnr family transcriptional regulator, which produces MTDVFKNYLFSTGELSAEEINFSAQFFKPIRLKKGDFFIREGEICRHIGFITSGAIKAYAVNKEGEENITCFKFENEFVTSFQEFVAQEKSRRSIRTIEDSIIYAISYVDYQHLLGQVTAWNTVIKSVIEQEYNQKESYLLNYNNKSTVDKYRHILASEPMLVQRGATQDLASYLGITQRSLTRAKGQIHRPNAL; this is translated from the coding sequence ATGACCGATGTATTTAAAAATTATCTATTTTCAACAGGGGAACTATCAGCTGAGGAAATCAACTTCTCTGCGCAGTTTTTCAAACCGATCCGCTTAAAAAAAGGCGATTTTTTTATTCGTGAAGGGGAAATATGTCGACATATTGGATTTATCACCAGTGGTGCTATAAAAGCATATGCTGTCAACAAAGAAGGAGAAGAAAATATAACCTGTTTCAAGTTTGAAAATGAATTTGTCACTTCATTTCAGGAATTTGTGGCTCAGGAAAAATCGAGGAGGAGTATCAGGACTATAGAAGACAGCATAATCTATGCAATAAGCTACGTGGACTATCAACATTTGCTTGGTCAGGTTACTGCCTGGAATACAGTGATAAAATCGGTGATAGAACAGGAGTATAACCAAAAAGAAAGCTATCTGCTGAATTACAATAATAAATCAACAGTGGATAAATACCGTCATATTCTGGCTAGTGAGCCCATGCTCGTTCAACGGGGCGCAACTCAGGATCTGGCATCGTACCTTGGCATCACGCAGCGATCATTAACAAGGGCGAAAGGACAAATACATAGACCCAATGCATTATAG
- a CDS encoding SH3 domain-containing protein yields the protein MKALFTVLFLFIIQIFSAQEEDYEYANGVFHFEENKTQKIFTDWTRIRQSPNTNAQILDSLQTNQPIVILKKEETILKLGERRANWYKISYQKGDKTSEGYVWGGNLCVGYRNKNGYDFLFGLTKTVNKKDKQSPEITIQQNIAAIKVLEGNALIDEVSFETGSGESLSFGTFNIESNHKLQNVELTLKATVSGEACGIPSYDQYVLFKDKKLIVLPQLMNVGDADVYYHSEEFVFPNDKGGIPNAFIFKMEEMEKDDRDREKKKRASKTYLWDGNSYKLK from the coding sequence ATGAAAGCCTTATTCACTGTTTTATTTTTATTCATTATTCAGATTTTTTCCGCACAGGAAGAAGATTACGAATATGCCAACGGAGTTTTCCATTTTGAAGAAAATAAAACACAGAAAATATTCACGGATTGGACAAGAATCCGGCAGTCTCCCAATACCAATGCTCAGATTCTGGATTCTTTGCAGACGAATCAGCCGATTGTAATTCTTAAAAAAGAAGAAACCATTCTGAAGTTGGGAGAAAGAAGAGCCAATTGGTATAAAATATCTTACCAAAAAGGAGATAAAACTTCAGAAGGTTATGTTTGGGGTGGGAATCTTTGTGTGGGCTACAGAAATAAAAACGGCTATGATTTTCTTTTTGGCTTAACGAAAACAGTCAATAAAAAAGACAAGCAATCTCCCGAAATAACAATCCAACAAAATATTGCAGCGATAAAAGTGTTGGAAGGTAATGCTTTGATTGATGAGGTTTCTTTCGAGACGGGTTCAGGTGAAAGCCTGAGCTTTGGAACATTCAATATTGAAAGCAATCATAAATTGCAAAACGTGGAACTGACTTTAAAAGCGACTGTTTCCGGCGAAGCGTGTGGAATTCCGAGTTATGACCAATATGTTTTGTTTAAAGATAAAAAGCTGATTGTTCTTCCTCAACTCATGAATGTTGGAGATGCTGATGTATATTATCACAGCGAAGAATTTGTTTTCCCGAATGATAAAGGCGGAATTCCGAATGCTTTTATTTTTAAAATGGAAGAAATGGAAAAAGATGACAGAGATCGTGAAAAAAAGAAAAGAGCGTCAAAGACTTATCTTTGGGACGGAAATTCTTATAAATTGAAATAG
- the prmA gene encoding 50S ribosomal protein L11 methyltransferase — MQNYLEFDFKISPLQPWNEILMAELIEIGFDSFTEELEGILGYIQKDLFNEEELKALPLFQNEEVKIEYTFQEMPNINWNEEWEKNFEPINIDDKVLIRAEFHESVPGMHEIIIQPKMSFGTGHHPTTHLMIQQMMDIDFNGKKVLDMGCGTSVLAIYAKQIGAGETKAIDIDEWSVENSKENAVRNNVELDIELGTAENLGKENYDIILANINRNILISDIPTYVSVLNEGGKLLLSGLCFFDVDDILEVCKENGLELKKQLQREEWVSLLLEK; from the coding sequence ATGCAAAATTATTTAGAATTCGATTTCAAAATTTCTCCGCTTCAGCCCTGGAACGAAATATTAATGGCAGAATTGATCGAGATAGGCTTCGACAGTTTCACAGAAGAGCTGGAAGGGATTTTAGGATATATCCAGAAAGATTTATTCAATGAAGAAGAACTGAAAGCACTTCCGCTTTTCCAGAATGAAGAAGTGAAGATAGAATACACTTTTCAGGAAATGCCGAATATCAATTGGAATGAAGAATGGGAAAAGAATTTTGAACCCATCAATATTGATGATAAAGTACTGATCAGAGCAGAGTTCCATGAATCTGTTCCCGGAATGCATGAAATTATTATCCAGCCCAAAATGTCTTTCGGAACGGGGCATCATCCTACGACCCATTTGATGATCCAGCAAATGATGGATATCGATTTCAATGGTAAAAAAGTATTGGATATGGGGTGCGGAACCTCCGTATTGGCAATTTATGCAAAACAAATAGGAGCCGGAGAGACAAAAGCAATTGATATCGACGAATGGTCTGTAGAAAACTCAAAGGAAAATGCTGTTAGAAATAATGTAGAGCTGGATATCGAATTAGGAACTGCTGAAAATTTAGGAAAAGAAAATTACGATATTATTCTGGCCAACATCAACAGAAATATCCTCATTTCAGATATCCCGACTTATGTTTCTGTATTGAACGAAGGAGGAAAACTATTACTTTCCGGATTGTGTTTCTTCGATGTTGATGATATTCTGGAGGTTTGTAAAGAAAATGGCTTAGAACTTAAAAAACAGCTTCAAAGAGAAGAATGGGTAAGTTTGCTGCTTGAAAAATAA
- a CDS encoding 3-ketoacyl-ACP reductase, whose protein sequence is MNISGKNAIITGGGRGLGKAVALALANEGVNVGITGRNEENLKSTVEEIKNIGVNAAYAVFSVDNEAEVKSGIESLAEQLGGVDILINNAGIGDFGSIEEMPSETWEQVIKTNLFGVYYAAKAVHPFLKAKGEGDIVNVASTAGLKGGPNMSAYAASKAAVVSLSQSMMAEWRKQNIRVITLTPSTIASDMSIQGGLTDGNPDKVLQPEDFAEWVRDILKMNRRVLIANGSIFSTNP, encoded by the coding sequence ATGAATATAAGCGGTAAAAATGCCATCATTACAGGTGGAGGAAGAGGATTAGGAAAAGCGGTAGCACTAGCATTGGCGAATGAAGGAGTGAATGTAGGAATTACAGGAAGAAATGAAGAAAACCTTAAAAGTACGGTAGAAGAAATTAAAAATATCGGGGTAAATGCAGCTTATGCCGTTTTTTCAGTCGATAACGAAGCTGAAGTGAAATCAGGAATCGAGTCTTTGGCAGAACAATTGGGTGGAGTAGATATTTTGATTAATAACGCAGGAATCGGAGATTTCGGTTCTATCGAAGAAATGCCTTCTGAAACCTGGGAGCAGGTAATTAAAACCAATCTTTTCGGAGTATATTATGCTGCAAAAGCAGTTCATCCGTTCCTGAAAGCAAAAGGAGAAGGAGATATCGTTAACGTAGCATCTACAGCAGGTTTAAAGGGCGGCCCAAATATGTCAGCTTATGCAGCTTCAAAAGCAGCGGTGGTTTCATTATCACAATCGATGATGGCAGAATGGAGAAAGCAAAATATCCGTGTGATTACCCTTACACCAAGTACAATTGCTTCTGATATGTCTATCCAGGGAGGCCTTACAGATGGAAATCCTGATAAAGTGCTTCAGCCTGAAGATTTCGCAGAATGGGTAAGAGATATTCTTAAAATGAACAGAAGAGTATTAATAGCCAATGGTTCTATTTTCTCTACCAATCCATAA